One Euwallacea similis isolate ESF13 chromosome 26, ESF131.1, whole genome shotgun sequence genomic window carries:
- the Naa35 gene encoding N-alpha-acetyltransferase 35, NatC auxiliary subunit isoform X3 has protein sequence MEKPEEPSSTTDNKPSHNWVEITDVFKESVKDLQLGELLHDDLFGLFEAMSAIEMMDPKMDAGMLCNRGARKITSFEQAVADGLLTLNEVPPHMLLGIIDGTLARLVSWLEGHSLAQTVFTCLYLHRPYAPQDRALKVFCLAVYKLLDVIKELLHKAMVFEEEDFQPMQYGFHLNPDISEQRMIGMLREVEEDLHKKARNKQGDPESQGIFARIKFVRILLQVLNSLRKEDQQQNSLNDCQRLLNSAMEMLQIIKDSVKLGKGARDGEEELACFEPSINQRLLPPTFPRYTKIKKRAEAIEHFIDMVERFKVVCKAQGINSFHQAMELFAEFSQSGPCLVSRSALQLVGRNAGSSREALREALRNFCGPHALSSRAIPTARATADAFLARAGRPAALLLQLSGHNRARQRDKLAVLLEEFALLQEEAERADAACASSLGVPPKPHFATWALYHTLRGQALYLLAGFELELYAEHEYYYVYWYLYECIYGWLISTLSRADSLLQEAWNGTAAVSQGGKGGRRQKPNKTARRPRPHARDAVRLQAFQQLAGGYFKALLGLLRDGLLQAPLPGFDRERVRFEHRFGAFSRLPAPPPAAYRDFRAAAQAAGSQGSEQLFLCAGRHFAQAGQLLAAGGVGDAPLARTAKTNFVLLRLLAAGHRPKIKPTFCFNESKQFPVICLTEGQLTHE, from the exons atggaaaaacctGAAGA ACCCTCATCCACCACGGATAACAAGCCCTCTCATAATTGGGTTGAAATAACTGATGTATTCAAAGAAAGCGTTAAAG ATCTTCAATTGGGTGAACTGTTGCATGATGATTTATTTGGCCTATTTGAGGCAATGTCTGCAATTGAAATGATGGATCCTAAAATGGATGCTGGAATGCTGTGTAACAGGGGAGCTCGAAAAATCACCTCTTTTGAACAGGCAGTTGCTGATGGTCTCTTAACCCTCAATGAAGTGCCTCCTCATATGCTTCTAGGCATTATTGATGGCACTCTTGCTCGTCTTGTTTCGTGGCTCGAGGGCCATTCCTTAGCCCAGACTGTATTTACTTGCCTGTATCTTCACAGACCTTATGCTCCTCAAGATAGAGCCTTGAAAGTGTTTTGTTTGGCAGTCTACAAGCTTTTAGATGTAATTAAAGAACTATTGCATAAAGCCATGGTTTTTGAAGAGGAGGATTTTCAACCAATGCAATATGGATTTCACTTAAACCCTGATATATCTGAGCAGAGGATGATCGGCATGTTAAGAGAAGTTGAGGAGGATTTACATAAGAAAGCAAGAAATAAGCAAGGAGATCCAGAATCCCAGGGCATTTTTGCCAGGATTAAGTTTGTGAGGATATTATTACAAGTGCTCAACTCTCTTAGAAAGGAAGATCAGCAACAAAACTCATTAAATGATTGTCAGAGATTGCTGAACAGTGCAATGGAAATGCTGCAGATTATTAAAGATAGCGTAAAACTTGGAAAGGGAGCTAGAGATG GTGAAGAGGAGCTGGCATGCTTTGAGCCATCTATAAACCAAAGGCTTTTACCACCAACCTTTCCTCGAtacactaaaataaaaaagagggCAGAGGCAATAGAACATTTCATAGATATGGTGGAGAGATTTAAGGTTGTTTGTAAAGCTCAAGGGATCAATAGTTTTCATCAAGCAATG GAACTATTTGCAGAATTTAGTCAATCAGGTCCTTGTCTAGTCTCCCGCAGTGCGTTACAGTTAGTAGGTCGCAATGCCGGCTCATCCCGCGAAGCCTTGAGAGAAGCCCTTAGGAACTTTTGTGGCCCTCATGCCCTTA GTAGCAGAGCAATTCCCACTGCCAGAGCTACTGCAGACGCTTTTCTGGCCAGGGCAGGTAGACCAGCCGCCCTTTTGTTGCAGTTGAGCGGTCATAATAGGGCTCGGCAAAGAGACAAATTAGCGGTACTTCTTGAGGAGTTTGCCTTACTGCAAGAG GAAGCTGAACGGGCAGACGCTGCATGCGCTTCCTCCTTAGGTGTGCCTCCAAAGCCCCATTTTGCCACTTGGGCTTTGTACCATACATTAAGGGGACAAGCGCTATATTTATTAGCAGGATTCGAACTCGAACTTTATGCGGAGCACGAGtattattatgtttattgGTACTTGTATGAGTGCATATATGGCTGGTTGATTTCCACGTTGTCTAGAGCGGACAGTTTATTGCAGGAAGCTTGGAATGGGACTGCTGCAGTGTCCCAAGGAGGTAAAG GTGGACGAAGGCAAAAACCCAATAAGACTGCCCGCAGACCCAGGCCGCATGCTAGAGACGCTGTGAGGTTACAAGCTTTCCAGCAATTGGCCGGCGGCTATTTTAAG gCCTTACTAGGGCTTCTCCGTGACGGGCTTCTCCAAGCCCCTCTTCCCGGGTTTGACAGAGAACGAGTGCGTTTCGAGCATCGTTTTGGCGCCTTTTCCCGTCTTCCAGCACCGCCCCCAGCCGCCTATCGCGACTTTCGAGCGGCCGCTCAAGCCGCCGGTTCTCAG GGATCAGAGCAGTTGTTTTTGTGCGCGGGGAGGCACTTTGCGCAAGCCGGACAACTATTGGCGGCAGGAGGTGTTGGTGATGCCCCTTTAGCTCGTACTGCCAAGACGAATTTTGTGCTGCTGCGCCTATTGGCGGCGGGGCATCGGCCCAAGATCAAACCGACATTTTGTTTCAACGAAAGCAAGCAATTTCCTGTTATTTGTCTTACTGAGGGCCAACTTACCCACGAATAG
- the Naa35 gene encoding N-alpha-acetyltransferase 35, NatC auxiliary subunit isoform X2: MEKPEEPSSTTDNKPSHNWVEITDVFKESVKDLQLGELLHDDLFGLFEAMSAIEMMDPKMDAGMLCNRGARKITSFEQAVADGLLTLNEVPPHMLLGIIDGTLARLVSWLEGHSLAQTVFTCLYLHRPYAPQDRALKVFCLAVYKLLDVIKELLHKAMVFEEEDFQPMQYGFHLNPDISEQRMIGMLREVEEDLHKKARNKQGDPESQGIFARIKFVRILLQVLNSLRKEDQQQNSLNDCQRLLNSAMEMLQIIKDSVKLGKGARDGKCGNKGFCRIEGIIIGEEELACFEPSINQRLLPPTFPRYTKIKKRAEAIEHFIDMVERFKVVCKAQGINSFHQAMELFAEFSQSGPCLVSRSALQLVGRNAGSSREALREALRNFCGPHALSSRAIPTARATADAFLARAGRPAALLLQLSGHNRARQRDKLAVLLEEFALLQEEAERADAACASSLGVPPKPHFATWALYHTLRGQALYLLAGFELELYAEHEYYYVYWYLYECIYGWLISTLSRADSLLQEAWNGTAAVSQGGGRRQKPNKTARRPRPHARDAVRLQAFQQLAGGYFKALLGLLRDGLLQAPLPGFDRERVRFEHRFGAFSRLPAPPPAAYRDFRAAAQAAGSQGSEQLFLCAGRHFAQAGQLLAAGGVGDAPLARTAKTNFVLLRLLAAGHRPKIKPTFCFNESKQFPVICLTEGQLTHE; the protein is encoded by the exons atggaaaaacctGAAGA ACCCTCATCCACCACGGATAACAAGCCCTCTCATAATTGGGTTGAAATAACTGATGTATTCAAAGAAAGCGTTAAAG ATCTTCAATTGGGTGAACTGTTGCATGATGATTTATTTGGCCTATTTGAGGCAATGTCTGCAATTGAAATGATGGATCCTAAAATGGATGCTGGAATGCTGTGTAACAGGGGAGCTCGAAAAATCACCTCTTTTGAACAGGCAGTTGCTGATGGTCTCTTAACCCTCAATGAAGTGCCTCCTCATATGCTTCTAGGCATTATTGATGGCACTCTTGCTCGTCTTGTTTCGTGGCTCGAGGGCCATTCCTTAGCCCAGACTGTATTTACTTGCCTGTATCTTCACAGACCTTATGCTCCTCAAGATAGAGCCTTGAAAGTGTTTTGTTTGGCAGTCTACAAGCTTTTAGATGTAATTAAAGAACTATTGCATAAAGCCATGGTTTTTGAAGAGGAGGATTTTCAACCAATGCAATATGGATTTCACTTAAACCCTGATATATCTGAGCAGAGGATGATCGGCATGTTAAGAGAAGTTGAGGAGGATTTACATAAGAAAGCAAGAAATAAGCAAGGAGATCCAGAATCCCAGGGCATTTTTGCCAGGATTAAGTTTGTGAGGATATTATTACAAGTGCTCAACTCTCTTAGAAAGGAAGATCAGCAACAAAACTCATTAAATGATTGTCAGAGATTGCTGAACAGTGCAATGGAAATGCTGCAGATTATTAAAGATAGCGTAAAACTTGGAAAGGGAGCTAGAGATGGTAAGTGTGGTAATAAGGGATTTTGTAGGATTGAAGGGATAATTATAGGTGAAGAGGAGCTGGCATGCTTTGAGCCATCTATAAACCAAAGGCTTTTACCACCAACCTTTCCTCGAtacactaaaataaaaaagagggCAGAGGCAATAGAACATTTCATAGATATGGTGGAGAGATTTAAGGTTGTTTGTAAAGCTCAAGGGATCAATAGTTTTCATCAAGCAATG GAACTATTTGCAGAATTTAGTCAATCAGGTCCTTGTCTAGTCTCCCGCAGTGCGTTACAGTTAGTAGGTCGCAATGCCGGCTCATCCCGCGAAGCCTTGAGAGAAGCCCTTAGGAACTTTTGTGGCCCTCATGCCCTTA GTAGCAGAGCAATTCCCACTGCCAGAGCTACTGCAGACGCTTTTCTGGCCAGGGCAGGTAGACCAGCCGCCCTTTTGTTGCAGTTGAGCGGTCATAATAGGGCTCGGCAAAGAGACAAATTAGCGGTACTTCTTGAGGAGTTTGCCTTACTGCAAGAG GAAGCTGAACGGGCAGACGCTGCATGCGCTTCCTCCTTAGGTGTGCCTCCAAAGCCCCATTTTGCCACTTGGGCTTTGTACCATACATTAAGGGGACAAGCGCTATATTTATTAGCAGGATTCGAACTCGAACTTTATGCGGAGCACGAGtattattatgtttattgGTACTTGTATGAGTGCATATATGGCTGGTTGATTTCCACGTTGTCTAGAGCGGACAGTTTATTGCAGGAAGCTTGGAATGGGACTGCTGCAGTGTCCCAAGGAG GTGGACGAAGGCAAAAACCCAATAAGACTGCCCGCAGACCCAGGCCGCATGCTAGAGACGCTGTGAGGTTACAAGCTTTCCAGCAATTGGCCGGCGGCTATTTTAAG gCCTTACTAGGGCTTCTCCGTGACGGGCTTCTCCAAGCCCCTCTTCCCGGGTTTGACAGAGAACGAGTGCGTTTCGAGCATCGTTTTGGCGCCTTTTCCCGTCTTCCAGCACCGCCCCCAGCCGCCTATCGCGACTTTCGAGCGGCCGCTCAAGCCGCCGGTTCTCAG GGATCAGAGCAGTTGTTTTTGTGCGCGGGGAGGCACTTTGCGCAAGCCGGACAACTATTGGCGGCAGGAGGTGTTGGTGATGCCCCTTTAGCTCGTACTGCCAAGACGAATTTTGTGCTGCTGCGCCTATTGGCGGCGGGGCATCGGCCCAAGATCAAACCGACATTTTGTTTCAACGAAAGCAAGCAATTTCCTGTTATTTGTCTTACTGAGGGCCAACTTACCCACGAATAG
- the Naa35 gene encoding N-alpha-acetyltransferase 35, NatC auxiliary subunit isoform X1 yields MEKPEEPSSTTDNKPSHNWVEITDVFKESVKDLQLGELLHDDLFGLFEAMSAIEMMDPKMDAGMLCNRGARKITSFEQAVADGLLTLNEVPPHMLLGIIDGTLARLVSWLEGHSLAQTVFTCLYLHRPYAPQDRALKVFCLAVYKLLDVIKELLHKAMVFEEEDFQPMQYGFHLNPDISEQRMIGMLREVEEDLHKKARNKQGDPESQGIFARIKFVRILLQVLNSLRKEDQQQNSLNDCQRLLNSAMEMLQIIKDSVKLGKGARDGKCGNKGFCRIEGIIIGEEELACFEPSINQRLLPPTFPRYTKIKKRAEAIEHFIDMVERFKVVCKAQGINSFHQAMELFAEFSQSGPCLVSRSALQLVGRNAGSSREALREALRNFCGPHALSSRAIPTARATADAFLARAGRPAALLLQLSGHNRARQRDKLAVLLEEFALLQEEAERADAACASSLGVPPKPHFATWALYHTLRGQALYLLAGFELELYAEHEYYYVYWYLYECIYGWLISTLSRADSLLQEAWNGTAAVSQGGKGGRRQKPNKTARRPRPHARDAVRLQAFQQLAGGYFKALLGLLRDGLLQAPLPGFDRERVRFEHRFGAFSRLPAPPPAAYRDFRAAAQAAGSQGSEQLFLCAGRHFAQAGQLLAAGGVGDAPLARTAKTNFVLLRLLAAGHRPKIKPTFCFNESKQFPVICLTEGQLTHE; encoded by the exons atggaaaaacctGAAGA ACCCTCATCCACCACGGATAACAAGCCCTCTCATAATTGGGTTGAAATAACTGATGTATTCAAAGAAAGCGTTAAAG ATCTTCAATTGGGTGAACTGTTGCATGATGATTTATTTGGCCTATTTGAGGCAATGTCTGCAATTGAAATGATGGATCCTAAAATGGATGCTGGAATGCTGTGTAACAGGGGAGCTCGAAAAATCACCTCTTTTGAACAGGCAGTTGCTGATGGTCTCTTAACCCTCAATGAAGTGCCTCCTCATATGCTTCTAGGCATTATTGATGGCACTCTTGCTCGTCTTGTTTCGTGGCTCGAGGGCCATTCCTTAGCCCAGACTGTATTTACTTGCCTGTATCTTCACAGACCTTATGCTCCTCAAGATAGAGCCTTGAAAGTGTTTTGTTTGGCAGTCTACAAGCTTTTAGATGTAATTAAAGAACTATTGCATAAAGCCATGGTTTTTGAAGAGGAGGATTTTCAACCAATGCAATATGGATTTCACTTAAACCCTGATATATCTGAGCAGAGGATGATCGGCATGTTAAGAGAAGTTGAGGAGGATTTACATAAGAAAGCAAGAAATAAGCAAGGAGATCCAGAATCCCAGGGCATTTTTGCCAGGATTAAGTTTGTGAGGATATTATTACAAGTGCTCAACTCTCTTAGAAAGGAAGATCAGCAACAAAACTCATTAAATGATTGTCAGAGATTGCTGAACAGTGCAATGGAAATGCTGCAGATTATTAAAGATAGCGTAAAACTTGGAAAGGGAGCTAGAGATGGTAAGTGTGGTAATAAGGGATTTTGTAGGATTGAAGGGATAATTATAGGTGAAGAGGAGCTGGCATGCTTTGAGCCATCTATAAACCAAAGGCTTTTACCACCAACCTTTCCTCGAtacactaaaataaaaaagagggCAGAGGCAATAGAACATTTCATAGATATGGTGGAGAGATTTAAGGTTGTTTGTAAAGCTCAAGGGATCAATAGTTTTCATCAAGCAATG GAACTATTTGCAGAATTTAGTCAATCAGGTCCTTGTCTAGTCTCCCGCAGTGCGTTACAGTTAGTAGGTCGCAATGCCGGCTCATCCCGCGAAGCCTTGAGAGAAGCCCTTAGGAACTTTTGTGGCCCTCATGCCCTTA GTAGCAGAGCAATTCCCACTGCCAGAGCTACTGCAGACGCTTTTCTGGCCAGGGCAGGTAGACCAGCCGCCCTTTTGTTGCAGTTGAGCGGTCATAATAGGGCTCGGCAAAGAGACAAATTAGCGGTACTTCTTGAGGAGTTTGCCTTACTGCAAGAG GAAGCTGAACGGGCAGACGCTGCATGCGCTTCCTCCTTAGGTGTGCCTCCAAAGCCCCATTTTGCCACTTGGGCTTTGTACCATACATTAAGGGGACAAGCGCTATATTTATTAGCAGGATTCGAACTCGAACTTTATGCGGAGCACGAGtattattatgtttattgGTACTTGTATGAGTGCATATATGGCTGGTTGATTTCCACGTTGTCTAGAGCGGACAGTTTATTGCAGGAAGCTTGGAATGGGACTGCTGCAGTGTCCCAAGGAGGTAAAG GTGGACGAAGGCAAAAACCCAATAAGACTGCCCGCAGACCCAGGCCGCATGCTAGAGACGCTGTGAGGTTACAAGCTTTCCAGCAATTGGCCGGCGGCTATTTTAAG gCCTTACTAGGGCTTCTCCGTGACGGGCTTCTCCAAGCCCCTCTTCCCGGGTTTGACAGAGAACGAGTGCGTTTCGAGCATCGTTTTGGCGCCTTTTCCCGTCTTCCAGCACCGCCCCCAGCCGCCTATCGCGACTTTCGAGCGGCCGCTCAAGCCGCCGGTTCTCAG GGATCAGAGCAGTTGTTTTTGTGCGCGGGGAGGCACTTTGCGCAAGCCGGACAACTATTGGCGGCAGGAGGTGTTGGTGATGCCCCTTTAGCTCGTACTGCCAAGACGAATTTTGTGCTGCTGCGCCTATTGGCGGCGGGGCATCGGCCCAAGATCAAACCGACATTTTGTTTCAACGAAAGCAAGCAATTTCCTGTTATTTGTCTTACTGAGGGCCAACTTACCCACGAATAG
- the Naa35 gene encoding N-alpha-acetyltransferase 35, NatC auxiliary subunit isoform X4, which yields MEKPEEPSSTTDNKPSHNWVEITDVFKESVKDLQLGELLHDDLFGLFEAMSAIEMMDPKMDAGMLCNRGARKITSFEQAVADGLLTLNEVPPHMLLGIIDGTLARLVSWLEGHSLAQTVFTCLYLHRPYAPQDRALKVFCLAVYKLLDVIKELLHKAMVFEEEDFQPMQYGFHLNPDISEQRMIGMLREVEEDLHKKARNKQGDPESQGIFARIKFVRILLQVLNSLRKEDQQQNSLNDCQRLLNSAMEMLQIIKDSVKLGKGARDGKCGNKGFCRIEGIIIGEEELACFEPSINQRLLPPTFPRYTKIKKRAEAIEHFIDMVERFKVVCKAQGINSFHQAMELFAEFSQSGPCLVSRSALQLVGRNAGSSREALREALRNFCGPHALSSRAIPTARATADAFLARAGRPAALLLQLSGHNRARQRDKLAVLLEEFALLQEEAERADAACASSLGVPPKPHFATWALYHTLRGQALYLLAGFELELYAEHEYYYVYWYLYECIYGWLISTLSRADSLLQEAWNGTAAVSQGGKGGRRQKPNKTARRPRPHARDAVRLQAFQQLAGGYFKGFSVTGFSKPLFPGLTENECVSSIVLAPFPVFQHRPQPPIATFERPLKPPVLRDQSSCFCARGGTLRKPDNYWRQEVLVMPL from the exons atggaaaaacctGAAGA ACCCTCATCCACCACGGATAACAAGCCCTCTCATAATTGGGTTGAAATAACTGATGTATTCAAAGAAAGCGTTAAAG ATCTTCAATTGGGTGAACTGTTGCATGATGATTTATTTGGCCTATTTGAGGCAATGTCTGCAATTGAAATGATGGATCCTAAAATGGATGCTGGAATGCTGTGTAACAGGGGAGCTCGAAAAATCACCTCTTTTGAACAGGCAGTTGCTGATGGTCTCTTAACCCTCAATGAAGTGCCTCCTCATATGCTTCTAGGCATTATTGATGGCACTCTTGCTCGTCTTGTTTCGTGGCTCGAGGGCCATTCCTTAGCCCAGACTGTATTTACTTGCCTGTATCTTCACAGACCTTATGCTCCTCAAGATAGAGCCTTGAAAGTGTTTTGTTTGGCAGTCTACAAGCTTTTAGATGTAATTAAAGAACTATTGCATAAAGCCATGGTTTTTGAAGAGGAGGATTTTCAACCAATGCAATATGGATTTCACTTAAACCCTGATATATCTGAGCAGAGGATGATCGGCATGTTAAGAGAAGTTGAGGAGGATTTACATAAGAAAGCAAGAAATAAGCAAGGAGATCCAGAATCCCAGGGCATTTTTGCCAGGATTAAGTTTGTGAGGATATTATTACAAGTGCTCAACTCTCTTAGAAAGGAAGATCAGCAACAAAACTCATTAAATGATTGTCAGAGATTGCTGAACAGTGCAATGGAAATGCTGCAGATTATTAAAGATAGCGTAAAACTTGGAAAGGGAGCTAGAGATGGTAAGTGTGGTAATAAGGGATTTTGTAGGATTGAAGGGATAATTATAGGTGAAGAGGAGCTGGCATGCTTTGAGCCATCTATAAACCAAAGGCTTTTACCACCAACCTTTCCTCGAtacactaaaataaaaaagagggCAGAGGCAATAGAACATTTCATAGATATGGTGGAGAGATTTAAGGTTGTTTGTAAAGCTCAAGGGATCAATAGTTTTCATCAAGCAATG GAACTATTTGCAGAATTTAGTCAATCAGGTCCTTGTCTAGTCTCCCGCAGTGCGTTACAGTTAGTAGGTCGCAATGCCGGCTCATCCCGCGAAGCCTTGAGAGAAGCCCTTAGGAACTTTTGTGGCCCTCATGCCCTTA GTAGCAGAGCAATTCCCACTGCCAGAGCTACTGCAGACGCTTTTCTGGCCAGGGCAGGTAGACCAGCCGCCCTTTTGTTGCAGTTGAGCGGTCATAATAGGGCTCGGCAAAGAGACAAATTAGCGGTACTTCTTGAGGAGTTTGCCTTACTGCAAGAG GAAGCTGAACGGGCAGACGCTGCATGCGCTTCCTCCTTAGGTGTGCCTCCAAAGCCCCATTTTGCCACTTGGGCTTTGTACCATACATTAAGGGGACAAGCGCTATATTTATTAGCAGGATTCGAACTCGAACTTTATGCGGAGCACGAGtattattatgtttattgGTACTTGTATGAGTGCATATATGGCTGGTTGATTTCCACGTTGTCTAGAGCGGACAGTTTATTGCAGGAAGCTTGGAATGGGACTGCTGCAGTGTCCCAAGGAGGTAAAG GTGGACGAAGGCAAAAACCCAATAAGACTGCCCGCAGACCCAGGCCGCATGCTAGAGACGCTGTGAGGTTACAAGCTTTCCAGCAATTGGCCGGCGGCTATTTTAAG GGCTTCTCCGTGACGGGCTTCTCCAAGCCCCTCTTCCCGGGTTTGACAGAGAACGAGTGCGTTTCGAGCATCGTTTTGGCGCCTTTTCCCGTCTTCCAGCACCGCCCCCAGCCGCCTATCGCGACTTTCGAGCGGCCGCTCAAGCCGCCGGTTCTCAG GGATCAGAGCAGTTGTTTTTGTGCGCGGGGAGGCACTTTGCGCAAGCCGGACAACTATTGGCGGCAGGAGGTGTTGGTGATGCCCCTTTAG
- the LOC136417021 gene encoding cuticle protein 19.8-like isoform X2, whose amino-acid sequence MKSFLVASAFLVLVRAGSDITPVALGQPLPSLLQQSSQYHSQDSLGQYAYGYANGLSTKNEVRSIDGQTVGSYSYVDPEGKLQSVHYRSDALNGFRASATNLPTAPQAAPIAAPQPIQDTPEVIEARTRHLEAFKLAEEAAKASESAAVESKSVIHAHPAIITTTNPVVRSSVPYFGYSFAINYGRLYTIQPQPIVTAYAIPEAFIGAPLISSPTPIAAEAPEIKKELPEVVAARQQVANKAPAKE is encoded by the exons ATGAAATCATTCTTAGTGGCTTCCGCCTTCTTAGTCCTGGTCAGAGCTGGCAGTG ATATTACCCCGGTGGCTCTAGGACAGCCCTTACCGTCACTCCTGCAGCAATCCAGCCAGTACCATTCCCAAGACTCCCTTGGCCAATATGCATATGGTTATGCTAACGGTTTGTCTACTAAAAACGAAGTTCGCTCCATCGATGGTCAAACTGTGGGGTCGTACTCCTATGTGGACCCTGAGGGAAAGCTTCAGAGTGTCCACTACAGGTCAGACGCATTGAATGGGTTTCGTGCGTCTGCCACTAATTTACCCACAGCTCCTCAAGCTGCCCCGATAGCAGCCCCACAACCCATTCAAGACACTCCTGAAGTAATCGAGGCAAGGACTCGCCATTTAGAGGCTTTTAAGCTTGCAGAAGAAGCTGCTAAG GCTTCTGAATCTGCTGCTGTGGAATCTAAATCTGTAATCCATGCTCATCCAGCCATCATCACGACCACAAACCCAGTGGTGCGTTCATCAGTTCCTTATTTCGGGTACTCTTTCGCCATTAATTACGGAAGGCTCTACACCATTCAGCCTCAGCCAATTGTCACAGCTTATGCTATTCCTGAGGCTTTTATAGGAGCACCCTTAATATCATCACCGACTCCAATTGCAGCTGAGGcacctgaaataaaaaaggaactACCTGAAGTGGTTGCTGCAAGACAGCAGGTGGCCAATAAGGCCCCCGCCAAAGAGTGA
- the LOC136417021 gene encoding cuticle protein 19.8-like isoform X1 produces the protein MKSFLVASAFLVLVRAGSDITPVALGQPLPSLLQQSSQYHSQDSLGQYAYGYANGLSTKNEVRSIDGQTVGSYSYVDPEGKLQSVHYRSDALNGFRASATNLPTAPQAAPIAAPQPIQDTPEVIEARTRHLEAFKLAEEAAKKASESAAVESKSVIHAHPAIITTTNPVVRSSVPYFGYSFAINYGRLYTIQPQPIVTAYAIPEAFIGAPLISSPTPIAAEAPEIKKELPEVVAARQQVANKAPAKE, from the exons ATGAAATCATTCTTAGTGGCTTCCGCCTTCTTAGTCCTGGTCAGAGCTGGCAGTG ATATTACCCCGGTGGCTCTAGGACAGCCCTTACCGTCACTCCTGCAGCAATCCAGCCAGTACCATTCCCAAGACTCCCTTGGCCAATATGCATATGGTTATGCTAACGGTTTGTCTACTAAAAACGAAGTTCGCTCCATCGATGGTCAAACTGTGGGGTCGTACTCCTATGTGGACCCTGAGGGAAAGCTTCAGAGTGTCCACTACAGGTCAGACGCATTGAATGGGTTTCGTGCGTCTGCCACTAATTTACCCACAGCTCCTCAAGCTGCCCCGATAGCAGCCCCACAACCCATTCAAGACACTCCTGAAGTAATCGAGGCAAGGACTCGCCATTTAGAGGCTTTTAAGCTTGCAGAAGAAGCTGCTAAG AAGGCTTCTGAATCTGCTGCTGTGGAATCTAAATCTGTAATCCATGCTCATCCAGCCATCATCACGACCACAAACCCAGTGGTGCGTTCATCAGTTCCTTATTTCGGGTACTCTTTCGCCATTAATTACGGAAGGCTCTACACCATTCAGCCTCAGCCAATTGTCACAGCTTATGCTATTCCTGAGGCTTTTATAGGAGCACCCTTAATATCATCACCGACTCCAATTGCAGCTGAGGcacctgaaataaaaaaggaactACCTGAAGTGGTTGCTGCAAGACAGCAGGTGGCCAATAAGGCCCCCGCCAAAGAGTGA